CCAGCTTTTTTACCTGTTGCTTAAGTTCGTCTAACTGACGATAAATTTCATAAGTTTGGGAAGCAACATCCATCAGTTGTTGATAATCTGTTGGTAATCCCTCTGCCAAATCGTGCAGATCCATTTTCATTTGACCTGCTTTACTATTAAGACGTTTAATCTGATTTTTCAGATCCTCAATAGTAGATGTTTCTTCAGCTTGTGCCATCAAACCTCTTTCTTGCCTCAAAAATGAAGAGAAGAATTTTTTTAC
This portion of the Brasilonema sennae CENA114 genome encodes:
- a CDS encoding CCE_0567 family metalloprotein, yielding MAQAEETSTIEDLKNQIKRLNSKAGQMKMDLHDLAEGLPTDYQQLMDVASQTYEIYRQLDELKQQVKKLEQRK